The following nucleotide sequence is from Streptomyces xiamenensis.
GCGGTGGCCAGTGCCGTGCCGACCGCCATGACGGCCATCAGGTCGGAGAGCGCGCGCTGACGGCGGGCGGCGGGGACGGTGTCGCCGAGGTAGGTGAGGGAGGTGGGGACGACGGCGCCGTAGCAGGCACCGGCGACGATCCGGGCCGCGATCAGGACGTGGGCGTTGGGCGCGAGCGCGGAGACCGCGCCGGCGAGGGCCGCGATCAGCAGCGTCCAGCGCATGACGCGGACCCGGCCGACGCGGTCGGAGAGTATGCCCCACAGAGGCTGGGACAGGCCGTAGGCGAGGAAGTAGGCGCTGGCGGTGAAGACGGCGGTGCCGAGCGGGATACCGAGCCCGGTGGAGATGAGGATCAGCAGCGGGCTGATGGCGAACCGGTCGAAGCAGCTGACGAAGCCCGCCGCCGAGAGGGCGATGGGGGGACGGCTGCTCACCGGAGCGCTCAGCGGCTTGTCGAGTTTCATGTAGGGAACCTGCCCGGTGTGGTGCCGACATGCCGCGTGAGGTGCCGGTGGTCGTGCGCTCGGTCGGTGAGGCCGGCGGCGGTGGCCCGGGGGGCAGGCCGCGCCGCGAGGGGCGCGGGGTGGCCGGGGAAGACCTCACCGCTCCCGTCACGGTGCGGTCGCCCCGTCCGGGCGCGTGTCCGCGTGGTCGCCGTGCCGTTCATGCGAGAAACGTACAAGATCCGCCGGATGCGGCGTGGGGCGCGCTCGCCCCCCGGACAACAGCACCCCGGCCCGCGGGCACGGCAGGAACGCGCGGATCTCAGCGACGACGTGCGCGGATCCGCCGGGCCGCCGAACCGGCTGCCGCTCCCTCCGCTATCCCTCGCTCGCCACCAGCGCGGGCCGCCGCGTCGCCGGGGCCGGGGTGGGGGCGGGCTCCGGGATCGCGCCGCGCGCCTGGTCGTAGCGGTGCAGCAACAGCCGGGCCAGCGCCGGGTGCGCGCCCAGCGGGGCGGCGGCCACCCCCGGCGCCGCCTCGGCGCACCGGGTGGCGAACAGGCCCGGCGCGGTGAAGCAGGAGGCGACGGCGATCCTGCTCCGCCCGCTGCGGCGCAGTTCGGCGACCGCCTCGGCCACCGTGGGCCGGGCGGCCGAGGCGTACGCGGGCCGTACCGGTACGCCGCCGAGCCGGTCGGCGAGCATGTGGGCGGTGTATTCGGTCCCGGCCGCCGATTCGGGGTCCAGCGATCCGGCCGCCGCCAGGACGACACCGTCCGCGTCCGGGTCGGCGGAGCGCCGGTAGCCGGCCTCCACCAGCCGGCTGTGCAGGGCGTCGACCAGCAGCGGGTGCGGCCCCAGGCAGGCGGCGGTGGTCACGGTCAGGCCCCCGCGTACCCGCTCCAGCACCCCGGGGATGTCGTGCTTGACGTGGTACCCCCGGCTGAACAGCAGCGGCACCAGCACCGCCCGGCCACCACCGCCCGCGCCGAGCCCCGCCAGGGTGTCGGCGAGACGCGGGGTGTTGTTCTCCAGATAGCCGGCCTCGACGCGCAGTCCCGGCCGCAGCGCGCGCACCAGGCGCAGCAGGGCGGTGATGCTCCGTTCGGCGCGGGGGTCGGGAGAGCCGTGGGCGACGGCCACCAGGGTGGGGGTGGGAATCGTGCGGGCGCTCATGCCGCCAGCCTGGGCCCATGGCGTTGCCGCTGTGTTGCGCGGGTGTCACCAATGCCGCGCCCCGGGCTCACCCCGCGCCCCGTACGCGGGGTGAGCGATGCGCGCCGGGGCCGTAACCCCGGGGCGGGGCCCGCGTAACACCGCCGTCGCACGATGGCCCGCATGAGCCCCGATATGACAGACATCACGGACACGCATTGCCCGTATTGCGCGCTGCAGTGCGCGATGGGGCTGCGCCGGGTGCCGCAGGGTGTTCCGCGGGTGGTGGAGCGGGGCGCGCTGTGCGGGAAGGGTGCCACGGCCACCGCCGTACTCAATCCGGGTGCCCGGCTGACCCGGCCGCTGGTGCGCGGAGCGGACGGCGAGCTGGCTCCCGCGGACTGGGACGAGGCGCTGGCGCGGGTGGCGCGGGGCCTGTCGGGGGCGCGGGAGCGGTACGGGGCGGACGCGGTCGCGGTGTTCGGCGGCGGTGGGCTGACGAACGAGAAGGCGTACGCGCTGGGGAAGTTCGCCCGGCTGGTGCTGGGCACCTCGCAGATCGACTACAACGGCCGGTTCTGCATGTCCTCGGCGGCGGCGGCCGGGAACCGGGCGT
It contains:
- a CDS encoding sirohydrochlorin chelatase — protein: MSARTIPTPTLVAVAHGSPDPRAERSITALLRLVRALRPGLRVEAGYLENNTPRLADTLAGLGAGGGGRAVLVPLLFSRGYHVKHDIPGVLERVRGGLTVTTAACLGPHPLLVDALHSRLVEAGYRRSADPDADGVVLAAAGSLDPESAAGTEYTAHMLADRLGGVPVRPAYASAARPTVAEAVAELRRSGRSRIAVASCFTAPGLFATRCAEAAPGVAAAPLGAHPALARLLLHRYDQARGAIPEPAPTPAPATRRPALVASEG